From one Suricata suricatta isolate VVHF042 chromosome 8, meerkat_22Aug2017_6uvM2_HiC, whole genome shotgun sequence genomic stretch:
- the TENT5B gene encoding terminal nucleotidyltransferase 5B, giving the protein MMPSESGAESPDQAAAQVGTAAASAVATAAPAGGGPDPKAPSASLGRHLSGLSWPQVKRLDALLSEPIPIHGRGNFPTLSVQPRQIVQVVRSSLEERGLPVHGVRLHGSAASHVLHPESGLGYKDLDLVFRVDLRSEASFQLTKEVVLACLLDFLPAGVSRAKITPLTLKEAYVQKLVKVCTDTDRWSLISLSNKSGKNVELKFVDSVRRQFEFSVDSFQIILDSLLLFGQCSSTPMSEAFHPTVTGESLYGDFAEALDHLRHRVIATRSPEEIRGGGLLKYCHLLVRGFRPRPSTDVRALQRYMCSRFFIDFPDLAEQQRTLERYLEAHFSGADSARRYACLVTLHRVVNESTVCLMSHERRQTLDLIATLALQALAEQGPAAAAALAWRPPGPDGVVPATVSYYVAPMQPLLARAHSYPTWLPCN; this is encoded by the exons ATGATGCCGTCGGAGAGTGGAGCTGAGAGCCCGGACCAGGCAGCTGCGCAGGTGGGGACGGCTGCGGCCTCGGCGGTGGCCACGGCCGCCCCGGCAGGCGGCGGCCCCGACCCGAAGGCCCCATCGGCTTCCCTTGGACGGCACCTCAGTGGTCTAAGCTGGCCACAGGTGAAGCGACTAGATGCGCTCCTGAGCGAACCGATTCCCATTCACGGGCGCGGCAACTTCCCTACTCTGAGCGTGCAGCCCCGGCAGATTGTGCAG GTGGTCCGCAGCAGCCTGGAGGAACGGGGACTGCCCGTGCATGGGGTGCGGTTGCATGGCTCGGCGGCCAGCCACGTGCTGCACCCCGAGAGTGGCCTGGGCTACAAGGACCTAGACCTGGTGTTCCGCGTGGACCTGCGCAGCGAGGCGTCCTTCCAGCTGACCAAGGAGGTGGTTCTGGCCTGCCTGCTGGACTTCCTGCCGGCCGGTGTGAGCCGGGCCAAGATCACGCCACTAACACTCAAGGAGGCGTACGTGCAGAAGCTGGTGAAAGTGTGCACAGACACGGACCGCTGGAGCCTCATCTCGCTGTCTAACAAGAGTGGCAAGAACGTGGAACTCAAGTTTGTGGACTCGGTCCGGCGCCAGTTTGAGTTCAGCGTGGACTCCTTCCAGATCATCCTGGACTCCCTGCTGCTCTTTGGCCAGTGCTCGTCCACACCCATGTCTGAGGCCTTCCACCCGACGGTGACAGGCGAGAGCTTGTACGGGGACTTTGCCGAAGCGCTGGACCACCTGCGGCACCGCGTCATCGCCACGCGCAGCCCCGAGGAGATCCGTGGTGGTGGCCTCCTCAAGTACTGCCACCTCCTGGTGCGGGGCTTCAGGCCGAGGCCCAGCACCGACGTGCGTGCCCTGCAACGGTACATGTGCTCCCGCTTCTTCATCGACTTCCCAGACCTGGCCGAGCAGCAGCGCACGCTGGAGCGCTACCTGGAGGCTCATTTCAGCGGAGCCGACTCAGCCCGCCGCTATGCCTGCCTGGTGACGCTGCACCGGGTGGTCAACGAGAGCACTGTGTGCCTCATGAGTCACGAGCGGCGCCAGACGCTGGACCTCATTGCCACGCTGGCGCTCCAGGCGCTGGCTGAGCAGGGCCCCGCCGCCGCGGCCGCCCTGGCCTGGCGCCCCCCGGGCCCCGACGGGGTTGTGCCTGCCACTGTCAGTTACTACGTGGCTCCTATGCAGCCTCTGCTGGCTCGGGCGCACTCCTATCCCACCTGGCTGCCTTGTAACTGA